From Candidatus Methylomirabilota bacterium, the proteins below share one genomic window:
- a CDS encoding ABC transporter substrate binding protein, whose translation RLIELAARYRLPAVYEFKNYVEDGGLMSYGPSINEMFGRMASYVDRILKGAKPGDLPIERPTTFELVVNLKTAKALGLTIPQSVLVRADEVIQ comes from the coding sequence AACGACTGATCGAGCTTGCCGCCAGGTACCGCTTGCCCGCAGTCTACGAATTCAAGAACTACGTCGAGGACGGCGGGCTCATGTCCTACGGCCCGAGCATCAACGAGATGTTCGGGCGTATGGCGAGCTACGTCGATCGGATCCTCAAGGGCGCCAAGCCTGGCGACCTGCCGATCGAGCGCCCCACGACCTTCGAGCTCGTCGTCAACCTCAAGACGGCGAAGGCCCTTGGACTGACGATCCCCCAGTCGGTGCTGGTGCGGGCGGATGAGGTGATCCAGTAA